The proteins below are encoded in one region of Saccopteryx leptura isolate mSacLep1 chromosome 1, mSacLep1_pri_phased_curated, whole genome shotgun sequence:
- the OOEP gene encoding oocyte-expressed protein homolog has product MRSRSWSAGPGMADQPGAGAQESQWPSAPSPDPQLRIPPPAPPRLRTRPWWFPVQELRDPWVFTLEAWLADSIFGSDRATIPDIEWMNQVLLTVDIINSGNLVEVTVFGQPRVQNRVKGGLLSLAARHREQRARDEKMKQLEEFLKARASGLQTLQPPVA; this is encoded by the exons ATGCGGTCTCGCTCCTGGTCTGCTGGTCCTGGCATGGCCGACCAGCCAGGTGCCGGGGCCCAGGAATCTCAATGGCCGTCTGCCCCGTCCCCAGACCCGCAGCTGAGGATACCCCCACCCGCACCCCCGCGGCTCCGCACCCGGCCCTGGTGGTTTCCGGTGCAGGAACTGAGAGACCCGTGGGTGTTCACCCTGGAGGCGTGGCTGGCTGACTCCATCTTCG GCTCCGACCGAGCCACGATTCCGGACATAGAGTGGATGAACCAGGTCCTGCTGACGGTGGATATAATAAACTCTGGGAACTTAGTTGAAGTCACCGTCTTCGGACAGCCCCGTGTACAAAATCGGGTGAAGGGCGGGCTCCTGAGCCTGGCAGCGCGGCACCGGGAACAACGTGCTCGAG ATGAGAAGATGAAACAACTTGAGGAGTTCTTGAAGGCCCGTGCATCAGGTCTCCAGACTCTCCAGCCTCCTGTTGCGTGA
- the KHDC3L gene encoding KH domain-containing protein 3, translated as MAAPKRFPTLVQLEQREGTLFQALGSNTKQPYWCQSEHLKSPKAVYLEAWLVEAIFGPGGEHIPHVECVSQTLLRVTQREPEGEAEILIFGRPSYQKDVSKLIMNLANYHRQLRAQSSEKSAAQETAIQRSPAAVREAATQRSPAGVREAATQRSPAGVREASTQRSPDAAPEAATRRSPDAAREAATRRSPDAAREAATRRSPDAAREGATRRSPDATQGSVPKF; from the exons ATGGCCGCCCCCAAGCGCTTTCCCACGCTCGTGCAGCTGGAGCAGCGGGAAGGGACACTGTTCCAGGCGCTCGGTAGTAACACCAAGCAGCCCTACTGGTGCCAGTCCGAGCACCTGAAGAGTCCGAAGGCAGTTTACCTCGAGGCGTGGCTGGTGGAAGCGATCTTTG GCCCGGGCGGAGAGCACATCCCGCACGTCGAGTGTGTGTCCCAAACCCTGCTGCGCGTTACCCAGAGGGAACCTGAAGGCGAGGCCGAGATTTTGATATTTGGTCGACCTTCTTACCAAAAAGATGTGTCCAAGCTGATCATGAACTTGGCTAACTATCACCGCCAACTCCGAGCGCAAA GCTCAGAGAAGAGCGCTGCCCAGGAGACCGCGATCCAGAGGTCCCCCGCTGCCGTCCGGGAGGCGGCGACCCAGCGGTCCCCGGCTGGAGTTCGGGAGGCAGCGACCCAGCGGTCCCCGGCTGGAGTTCGGGAGGCGTCGACCCAGCGGTCCCCCGACGCAGCCCCGGAGGCGGCGACCCGGCGGTCCCCCGACGCAGCCCGGGAGGCGGCGACCCGGCGGTCCCCCGACGCAGCCCGGGAGGCGGCGACCCGGCGGTCCCCCGACGCAGCCCGGGAGGGGGCGACCCGGCGGTCCCCCGACGCTACTCAGGGGTCGGTTCCCAAATTCTGA